The following proteins are co-located in the Camelina sativa cultivar DH55 chromosome 12, Cs, whole genome shotgun sequence genome:
- the LOC104732279 gene encoding protein RALF-like 32: protein METKSSVIFLTITIFFVCLLAHVTSKASSSSSLCNGSVAECSSVVETEEVTVIMDSWSSQRLTEEQTRKLSYGALRRNQPACDGGNRGESYSTQCLPPPSNPYSRGCSKHYRCRRDS, encoded by the coding sequence ATGGAGACAAAATCCTCTGTGATCTTCTTGaccatcaccatcttcttcgTCTGCCTTCTTGCACACGTCACCTCCaaggcatcatcatcatcatctctgtgCAATGGATCAGTGGCAGAGTGCAGCAGCGTGGTGGAGACAGAGGAAGTTACGGTGATAATGGATTCTTGGTCAAGCCAGAGGCTGACGGAGGAGCAGACACGGAAGCTTTCGTATGGAGCTTTGAGGAGGAACCAGCCTGCTTGCGACGGTGGTAATCGTGGCGAATCTTACTCCACACAATGTCTTCCTCCGCCGTCTAATCCTTATAGTAGAGGCTGCTCTAAGCATTACCGTTGCAGGCGTGACTCTTGA
- the LOC104732280 gene encoding histidine protein methyltransferase 1 homolog, which produces MATNPTFQLFSSSQGSGLGLGFLDSPEPALPPPPPPVEVLSSEASSSVDLAVDKVTIGDITLLKGRVSTKDVFGLPNSDLVPGVYEGGLKLWEGSIDLVKALEKESQSGNLSLSGKRVLELGCGHSLPGIYACLKGSDAVHFQDFNAEVLRCLTIPNLNANLSDKSSSVSVDETEVRFFGGDWSEVHQVLPLANNDGEVDNKGGYDIILMAETIYSISAQKSLYGLIKRCLVYPDGAVYMAAKKYYFGVGGGTRQFLSMIEKDGVLASTLVSEVTDGSSNVREVWKLSYK; this is translated from the exons ATGGCGACGAACCCGACGTTtcagcttttttcttcttcacaagGCTCtggtctaggtttagggttccTTGATTCGCCAGAGCCAGCTCTTCCTCCACCGCCTCCTCCTGTTGAAGTATTATCCTCCGAG GCGTCTTCCTCCGTTGATCTAGCAGTGGATAAAGTTACTATCGGCGATATCACTCTTTTAAAG GGTCGTGTGAGCACTAAAGATGTCTTTGGATTGCCTAATTCAGATTTGGTTCCTGGAGTCTATGAAG GCGGGCTTAAGCTTTGGGAAGGATCAATTGATCTTGTCAAAGCTCTTGAAAAAGAATCTCAATCCGGCAACTTATCACTTTCTGGCAAACGGGTTCTCGAG CTTGGATGTGGTCATTCACTTCCAGGAATCTATGCGTGTCTTAAG GGTTCAGATGCCGTTCATTTCCAAGACTTCAATGCTGAGGTCCTTCGATGTCTCACCATCCCGAATCTGAATGCTAATCTTTCCGACAAGTCTTCCTCTGTCTCAGTAGATGAAACAGAAGTACGCTTCTTTGGCGGTGATTGGAGTGAAGTTCATCAGGTTCTTCCACTAGCTAATAATGATGGTGAGGTTGATAACAAGGGTGGTTACGACATCATTCTAATGGCTGAGACAATATATTCCATCTCCGCTCAGAAAAGTCTATACGGATTGATTAAAAGG TGCCTTGTGTATCCTGATGGAGCAGTGTACATGGCTGCAAAGAAGTACTATTTCGGGGTTGGAGGAGGGACAAGGCAGTTCTTGTCTATGATAGAGAAAGACG GTGTACTTGCTTCAACGTTGGTGTCTGAAGTCACAGATGGTTCCTCCAATGTCAGAGAGGTATGGAAGCTTTCGTACAAATAA
- the LOC104733675 gene encoding disease resistance protein TAO1-like: MSHSSQTVLHLRRLDLTGCRDLKELPDLEKAVRLEELILEGCISLKLIPKSIWCISTLKKLDVSNCDGLNLRLIIRESESFVFQSSSSELCMRVRLIRMHVLDAEPYELRGVSIPNLSISGEIKIRLKHLEGYAEHLCSISEQKLPHELMTLENETPKLMSPPYCFKSLDIMRFNCSGDDQSNDPFKCYSFSDFPWLTELNLINLNIQEIPDDIHHLLVLEKLDLSGNGFKVLPTTMILLTNLKHLTLCTCRRLESLPDLYHQLETLTLSDCTNLQALVNLSDAQQDERKYCLVELWLDNCKNVQSLSDQLTRFENLTYLDISRHEFETVPTSIKDLSSLVTLCLNHCKKLTSLKEVVLPLSLKYLYAHGCTDMFLLPGNEDAESSDIESLINTVTASKAIVVPFGLLNRHRSCL, encoded by the exons ATGTCTCATTCTTCTCAGACTGTTTTGCATTTGAGGAGGCTAGATCTGACAGGATGTAGGGATCTGAAAGAACTTCCAGATCTTGAGAAAGCAGTGCGTCTTGAGGAGTTAATACTTGAAGGTTGTATTTCCTTGAAGCTGATTCCAAAGTCTATATGGTGCATATCTACactgaagaagcttgatgtgTCCAACTGTGATGGGCTAAATCTAAGGCTCATAATAAGGGAATCTGAATCTTTTGTCTTTCAAAGTAGCAGCTCCGAATTGTGCATGCGCGTTAGATTAATCCGCATGCATGTACTTGATGCAGAACCATATGAACTCCGGGGAGTTTCCATTCCAAATCTATCAATCAGTGGCGAGATAAAAATCAGGTTGAAGCATCTTGAAGGATACGCAGAGCATCTTTGTTCTATTTCTGAGCAAAAGTTACCCCATGAACTAATGACGTTGGAAAATGAAACACCTAAGCTCATGTCACCTCCCTACTGTTTTAAATCACTCGACATCATGCGGTTTAACTGCAGTGGTGATGATCAGAGCAACGATCCATTCAAGTGTTACAGTTTTTCAGATTTTCCCTGGTTGACGGAGTTAAATCTAATCAACCTAAACATTCAAGAAATTCCAGATGACATTCACCATTTACTGGTTCTAGAGAAACTAGACCTTAGTGGGAATGGCTTCAAAGTGTTACCAACGACAATGATTCTTCTTACCAATTTGAAACATTTGACGCTTTGTACCTGCCGTCGACTCGAGTCATTGCCAGACCTATATCATCAATTGGAGACACTGACTCTTTCTGATTGCACAAATCTCCAAGCGTTGGTGAACCTTTCTGATGCACAACAAGATGAGAGAAAATACTGTTTGGTAGAGCTTTGGCTTGACAACTGCAAGAATGTTCAATCCTTGTCTGATCAACTTACTAGGTTTGAAAACCTAACATATTTGGATATCAGCAGACACGAATTTGAAACAGTTCCTACAAGTATTAAGGATCTCTCCTCGTTGGTAACTCTCTGCCTCAATCACTGCAAGAAACTCACATCACTAAAAGAAGTAGTACTTCCATTGAGCCTCAAGTATCTATATGCGCATGGCT gTACCGATATGTTCTTGCTTCCAGGAAATGAAGATGCCGAGTCAAGTGACATTGAGTCCCTTATCAATACTGTTACAGCGTCTAAAGCCATTGTTGTTCCCTTTGGCTTGCTTAATCGTCATCGTTCTTGTTTGTAA
- the LOC104733676 gene encoding TMV resistance protein N-like, whose translation MASSSSHRLWNYDVFLSFRGEDTRKSFVSHLHKALVSRGIVTFKDDRKLEIGESISEELCKAIQSSRFAAVAISENYVTSRWCLEELRLIMELQGKKEIEVVPIFYGVNPSDVRNQRGSFALEWYQGLEMADKVLGWREALTRIANRKGKVPHNDFSDIVGMKTHEEGLSPLLNMDANDEVRMIGIWGMGGIGKTTIVKRISSKHGLLYLQEQLLSNILGEEHVKLWSVEQGVHCIKSRLGHLKVFIILDDVNDVNQLHALAKEARWFGLGSRIIVTTRDKSLLNNSCGVRFVYDVKFMDNDTALKLFEQVAFEGGHPPSHVYKDLSICATGLAQGLPLALEAFGFYLHGKSIVEWKDGLKSFEEAPYENITSILNISYNSLDEVGKAAFLHVACLFNGDPVLRVSTLLNRGEFEIRHLAKKSLIDISTDGCIAMHGLVEQTGRHIVRPESGSRPAKQRILWHPDDIYALLANYAGTSKIEGITLDVSALPHSFLLMYEIDNINDINKVG comes from the exons ATGGCTTCGTCCTCTTCACATCGACTCTGGAACTATGATGTCTTTCTCAGCTTCCGAGGAGAAGACACACGCAAAAGCTTCGTTAGCCATTTGCATAAAGCGCTTGTTAGTAGGGGAATTGTTACTTTCAAAGACGACCGTAAGCTTGAGATCGGAGAATCTATTTCTGAGGAACTCTGCAAAGCCATACAGAGTTCAAGATTTGCTGCTGTAGCTATCTCCGAGAACTACGTTACTTCAAG GTGGTGCTTGGAGGAGCTCCGATTGATTATGGAACTTCAGGGAAAGAAGGAGATTGAAGTCGTTCCTATTTTCTATGGTGTGAATCCCTCTGACGTGAGAAATCAGAGAGGAAGTTTTGCTTTAGAATGGTACCAAGGTTTAGAAATGGCCGACAAGGTTCTTGGATGGAGAGAAGCACTTACTCGTATCGCCAACCGAAAGGGCAAGGTTCCACACAATG ATTTCAGTGATATTGTCGGGATGAAAACACATGAGGAAGGTCTCAGTCCTCTCTTGAACATGGACGCCAATGATGAGGTTCGTATGATAGGAATATGGGGAATGGGAGGCATTGGCAAAACCACCATAGTCAA GAGAATTTCTTCCAAACATGGTCTCTTATACTTACAAGAACAGCTTCTTTCCAATATTTTGGGTGAAGAACATGTTAAGTTGTGGAGTGTGGAACAAGGTGTTCACTGTATCAAGTCAAGGCTTGGACACCTCAAAGTTTTTATTATCCTTGATGATGTGAATGATGTGAACCAGCTGCATGCACTGGCAAAAGAGGCTAGATGGTTTGGACTAGGCAGTCGAATTATTGTAACAACACGAGACAAGAGCTTGCTTAACAACTCTTGTGGAGTAAGATTTGTTTACGATGTTAAGTTCATGGATAATGATACTGCCCTCAAACTCTTCGAGCAGGTTGCTTTTGAAGGAGGACATCCTCCTTCTCATGTCTACAAAGATCTCTCAATTTGTGCTACAGGGCTTGCACAAGGTCTTCCTTTGGCCCTTGAGGCTTTTGGCTTTTATCTCCATGGCAAGTCCATAGTGGAGTGGAAAGATGGTTTAAAATCGTTTGAAGAAGCTCCTTACGAAAACATTACGAGTATCTTGAATATTAGCTACAATAGCTTAGACGAAGTTGGTAAGGCTGCTTTTCTTCATGTCGCATGTCTTTTCAATGGAGACCCAGTCCTACGAGTCAGTACCCTTCTTAATCGCGGTGAATTTGAGATAAGACATTTAGCCAAAAAGTCTCTCATTGACATATCAACTGATGGGTGTATAGCTATGCATGGTTTGGTAGAGCAAACGGGAAGACATATCGTGCGTCCAGAATCTGGAAGCAGACCTGCCAAACAACGCATCTTGTGGCATCCTGACGACATATATGCACTACTGGCAAACTATGCA GGTACAAGCAAAATTGAAGGCATCACACTCGATGTTAGTGCACTGCCCCATAGCTTtctgttgatgtatgaaatcgacaatataaatgATATCAATAAAGTGGGATGA